The Pukyongia salina genome segment CGTAATGCGTAAAAAATATGTCCCACGGAATAAATATGGCCATCATGATCAGGATTCCTGAAAATAATTGTTTCCATTTACGATAGAAGCGTAATCTTGGATGAAAACTGAACAAAAAAGGAATGATGAAGGAACCGATGTTAAGCCACAGGTATAAATATTCCATCCGTTATTTTTTGAAATATTTTAGGGGTGGAACAAGCATACCAAAACATTCTCCTTTTTCCTTACCCAGGTGTTTGTGATGTATTTTATGCGCTCGTCTAATTCCTTTAGCGTACCAATTATTGGCGTTACGGAATATTTTAAACCTTTGATGAATAAAAATATCGTGAACCAGAAAATAGGTAAGGCCATAGGCGAAGATCCCTAATCCAATTGGCAGACCGGCCCAAAATCCGTAATACTGCCATCCTATAAAGCAACCAATACTTACAGCTGCATAAAAAATAAAAAAGAGATCGTTGCGTTCCCACCAACTGCCATGATCTTTCTTATGATGATCCTTGTGGAGAGTCCATAAAAATCCATGCATGATATATTTATGAGTAAACCAGGCCATGAACTCCATAAAACAGAAAGTGGCTAAAAAGATGAGTATCCAAAAAAGAGTCGTCATAATCTTATTTTACCAGGTTTAAATGATATTTAACATAACTACGAGTTAGCAACCCAAACTTTTCGTAATTAGGAACACGAATCCGTGCGTTCTTAATCTCCATTGCAGGAGTTTTTGCTAATTTCTTAAGCAGGCGCCTGTAATAACGGTAGGCTATAAACACGCCAAACTTTGCTTCTGTAGGAAGGTGTAGTATTCCCTGATATCCTTTTTTAAAATCGGTTTCTATCTCATTGATGATCTCTTTTTTAGAGACTTCATCCAAAGCTGAGAGGTTAGTGTTAGGGAAATACGAACGGTTAAGCGTTTCATAATCTGCTTTCAGATCTCTTAGGAAGTTTACCTTTTGAAAGGCAGATCCAAGGTGCATGGCCGATTCCTTTAGAGCTTCATATTTTACACGATCGCCTTTTACAAATACTTTAAGGCACATTAGTCCCACTACATCGGCCGATCCGTATATGTATTTTTTAAATTCTTCATCGGTGAGATAAACCGATTTGCTGAGGTCTAATCGCATGCTTTCCATAAACGAATCGATAAGGTGCCGATCGATATTGTAATTGGCTACAGTATGTTGAAACGAATTTAAAATAGGGTTCAAACTTATCTTATGCTCGAGTGCATGGTGCAGATCTTCCTCAAATTTGTTAAACAGCTCCTCTTTGTTGTAGCTGTGAAACGAATCGACGATCTCATCGGCTAATCTCACAAATCCGTAAATATTGTATATGTCCTGCCTGATGCCGGGTGCCAGCATCTTAGTAGCCATGGAAAAGGAGGTACTATATAATTTGGTCACCTTCCGACTGCAAATTTGAGAAACATTATCAAAAATCTCTTTCACTTTATTTTTCTTTTTCGATTAAACCTGCTACCAATTTTCCGGAGATCAAAGATGGGGGAACACCAGGGCCCGGAACGGTAAGCTGTCCTGTAAAGAACAAATTTTTAACCTTTTTGCTTCTCAATTTTGGTCTCAAAAATGCCGTTTGCATTAAGGTGTTTGCTAGGCCGTATGCATTTCCTTTGTACGAATTATAATCTTCCACAAAGTCATTTATGCAGTAGGACTCTTTAAATATAACGTATTTTTTCACTTCTTGTTTGGTAAGGAATTCAAATCTGGACATGATCTTCTCAAAATATTCCTCACGAATTTGGGGTGTATCTTCCAGTCCTGTCGCCAGCGGAATGAGGAAGATGGCCGCTTCTTTATTCTGTGGTGCTGCCGAGCTGTCTGTTTTGGAAGGAAAACTAGCGTAAAACAACGGATTTTCGGGCCAGGCTGGTTCGTCGTATATATCTTTTGCGTGCGCATTAAAGTCTACATCGAAGAATAAAGTATGGTGTTCGGTATTATCTATCTTTTTGTCGAAACCAACATAGAATAGCAGGGAAGAAGGTGCAAATGTTTTCTTGCTCCAGTAAGCTTCAGAGTATTGTCTAGATTCTTCAGGAAGAAGTGTTTCACTATGGTGGTAATCTGCACCACTCAAAACTATATCAGCAAGAATCTTTTTGCCATTCACAGTAATTCCCTGAACGGTTTTATCTTTTACATGAATTTGTTCCACATTGGCGTTAGTATTTATAATAACACCCAGGGATTCTGCCAGTTCCTTCATGGCGAGAATTACAGAATACATACCGTCTTTTGGATGAAAGGTCCCCAGGCCGAAATCGGCGTAGTTCATAAAACTATAAAATGCGGGCGTATCTGATGGCTTGGCTCCAAGGAAAAGCACAGGAAACTCGAGTATGGATATAAGTCTGGGATTGTTGAACTCTTTACGTACCTCCTTACTGAT includes the following:
- a CDS encoding phytoene/squalene synthase family protein, encoding MKEIFDNVSQICSRKVTKLYSTSFSMATKMLAPGIRQDIYNIYGFVRLADEIVDSFHSYNKEELFNKFEEDLHHALEHKISLNPILNSFQHTVANYNIDRHLIDSFMESMRLDLSKSVYLTDEEFKKYIYGSADVVGLMCLKVFVKGDRVKYEALKESAMHLGSAFQKVNFLRDLKADYETLNRSYFPNTNLSALDEVSKKEIINEIETDFKKGYQGILHLPTEAKFGVFIAYRYYRRLLKKLAKTPAMEIKNARIRVPNYEKFGLLTRSYVKYHLNLVK
- a CDS encoding sterol desaturase family protein, which translates into the protein MTTLFWILIFLATFCFMEFMAWFTHKYIMHGFLWTLHKDHHKKDHGSWWERNDLFFIFYAAVSIGCFIGWQYYGFWAGLPIGLGIFAYGLTYFLVHDIFIHQRFKIFRNANNWYAKGIRRAHKIHHKHLGKEKGECFGMLVPPLKYFKK
- a CDS encoding phytoene desaturase family protein produces the protein MKNIAIIGSGFSSLAAASYLAKGGNSVTIYEKNQTVGGRARQFRKNGFSFDMGPTWYWMPDVFERFFSDFNKKPSDYYKLIKLNPAYSVYFGERDYITIEDSLEKICATFEREEKGSSIKLKKFMEEALDNYNIAIKDLVYRPGISPLELITPVTMRKIGQFFSTISKEVRKEFNNPRLISILEFPVLFLGAKPSDTPAFYSFMNYADFGLGTFHPKDGMYSVILAMKELAESLGVIINTNANVEQIHVKDKTVQGITVNGKKILADIVLSGADYHHSETLLPEESRQYSEAYWSKKTFAPSSLLFYVGFDKKIDNTEHHTLFFDVDFNAHAKDIYDEPAWPENPLFYASFPSKTDSSAAPQNKEAAIFLIPLATGLEDTPQIREEYFEKIMSRFEFLTKQEVKKYVIFKESYCINDFVEDYNSYKGNAYGLANTLMQTAFLRPKLRSKKVKNLFFTGQLTVPGPGVPPSLISGKLVAGLIEKEK